In Streptomyces capitiformicae, one genomic interval encodes:
- a CDS encoding LLM class flavin-dependent oxidoreductase has product MTSVLSSVQFSVLDRSRVREGHHASEALRDTVRLARAVEELGYHRFWVSEHHGVPGVAGSAPTVLAAAVASATRSIRVGTGGVMLPNHRPLVVAEQFGVLESLFPGRIDMGLGRSVGFTDGVRRALGRDKDDADDFAGQLDELLGWFHGTSPTRVHARPPEGLVVPPFVLAMGEGASIAARAGLPMVIGDLRNRDKMRHGIDRYRAEFRPSSWAEAPYVVVSGTIAVAETPEAAHRILLPEAWAMAYSRTHGSFPPLAPAEEVERRVMTAKERGFYEAGLAGHVYGTEEQVAHELEAVVKETGAQEVLVTTSTYDREAMLESYERLARVAGLG; this is encoded by the coding sequence GTGACCTCAGTTCTCTCCTCCGTTCAGTTCTCTGTGCTCGATCGGTCCCGTGTCCGCGAAGGTCATCACGCGTCCGAGGCACTGCGCGACACCGTGCGGCTGGCCCGGGCCGTGGAGGAACTCGGCTATCACCGGTTCTGGGTCTCGGAGCATCACGGGGTGCCCGGAGTCGCCGGGTCAGCACCTACCGTGCTCGCCGCAGCCGTAGCCTCCGCCACCCGCTCGATCCGCGTCGGCACCGGCGGAGTGATGTTGCCCAATCACCGTCCCCTGGTGGTGGCCGAGCAGTTCGGCGTCCTCGAATCCCTGTTCCCGGGGCGCATCGACATGGGGCTGGGCCGTTCTGTCGGCTTCACGGACGGCGTACGCAGGGCGCTGGGCCGTGACAAGGACGACGCCGATGACTTCGCGGGGCAGCTCGACGAACTGCTCGGCTGGTTTCACGGGACGTCCCCGACCCGGGTGCACGCGCGCCCCCCGGAGGGGCTGGTCGTACCCCCGTTCGTGCTCGCCATGGGTGAGGGCGCCTCGATCGCCGCGCGAGCAGGGCTGCCCATGGTCATCGGCGATCTCCGCAACCGCGACAAGATGCGGCACGGCATCGACCGTTACCGCGCCGAGTTCCGCCCGTCATCGTGGGCCGAGGCGCCGTACGTGGTCGTCTCCGGGACGATCGCCGTCGCCGAAACCCCGGAGGCGGCTCACCGCATCCTGCTCCCCGAGGCCTGGGCGATGGCGTACTCGCGCACGCACGGCAGTTTCCCGCCGCTCGCCCCCGCCGAGGAGGTCGAGCGGCGGGTGATGACCGCCAAGGAGCGCGGGTTCTACGAGGCCGGGCTGGCCGGGCATGTGTACGGCACCGAGGAGCAGGTCGCGCACGAGCTGGAGGCGGTGGTCAAGGAGACGGGTGCCCAGGAGGTCCTGGTCACGACGAGTACGTACGACCGCGAAGCAATGCTGGAATCCTACGAGCGGCTGGCACGGGTCGCGGGACTCGGATAG
- a CDS encoding family 43 glycosylhydrolase, with amino-acid sequence MTYIAGLRGRARRWAGPLAGLTAASLLLGLAGPTAPGFAADSATSADSAEITDGLALWYKLDATSGTTVTDASGNGRDGTVNGTAGWTGTGQGLAFNGSDTYVKVPNDVMKGMNSISVSLDVLIDESQTTPYFIYGFGNTSGGNGNGYLFATGNSLRTSIATGNWSTEQNTRPSDSHNLTRAVWKQLTYTQTGNTGVLYEDGVEVGRNTSVTITPGAIGSGTTTANHIGKSVYSGDKLFKGKIRDFRVYDRALAATEVEQLSLPVATQGVADDKAALSLGDTSAVTADLNLPKTGTAGGSSISWKSDNTGVVSDSGAVTRPAAGEPNGHATLTATLKKGTVTDTKTFEVTVLPAFDDKTATEQAAEALTVHNLDDVRGNLTLPTDGTLGTKVAWSSAKPDVIAADGVVHRPAHGDGATMVELTATVTKGDATTTRAFTAKVPELPKKEALKGYMFSYFTGEGTSDGEQLYFALSKGNDPLKWRELNDGKPVLTSTLGEKGLRDPFIIRSPEGDKFYQIATDLRIYGNGDWDRSQRTGSKSIMVWESTDLVNWTDQRLVKVSPDAAGNTWAPEAYYDEKLGEYVVFWASKLYDNEAHSGDTYNRMMYATTRDFHTFSEPKIWIDRGYSVIDSTVIQHDGTYFRLSKDERNNTSSTPNSKFVFEEKSSSLLNLSWDAVAEGIGKGAMNAAEGPLVFKSNTEEKWYAFLDEFGGRGYIPFETTDLASGVWTPSSSYDLPSKPRHGTVLPVTQAEYDRLLTTYQPDQIIRSVEDIKVETRVGQAPVLPATVIAESADGVKRPVAVTWADVPASQYAQVGTFTVEGTLPGDATIDVRAEVTVSEEGPDVPADLVLHYGFDETGGNIARDSSGHGYHGTYVRTPGFGTGVDGGSFKMSGGNSSSSSPYVKIPNGVLKDAGSVTVSTYVKWKGGDNFQWLFGLGPDSNKYLFATPSNGGGKLFSAITKATWSGEKQMIGGSQLTQNEWKHLTVTLNGSTETAILYVDGAEAARVNGVTIKPSELYDSAKDYSGYIGKSMYSPDPYFGGEVDDFRIYNRALTPAEILELAGNTTGIAVATHPALKVDAIVNDKDSTIVLPLTEGSDVTALAPEFTLAHGAAISPASGTLHDFTEPVTYEVTGSDGKKRTWTVSALIMKSPVLPGLNADPNITRFGDTFYMYPTTDGFPGWSGTQFKAYSSKDLVHWEDHGVILDLGPDVSWADSRAWAPAIEEKNGKYYFYFCADANIGVAVSDSPTGPFKDVLGKPLLKAGDHTGQMIDPAVFTDDDGQSYLYWGNGRAYVVPLNDDMVSFDASKVTDITPSGYNEGTFVIKRKGTYYFMWSENDTRDENYRVAYATGPSPTGPWTKQGVILEKDLSLGIKGPGHHSVVHVPNTDDWYIAYHRFAIPGGDGTHRETTIDKLEFDADGLLKKVVPTLESIAPVTIARAGQDAEGTEGDRIELGGTVSGAGSPKWTVEEGAPCTFTDTTSAKTTVTCTDNGTYTVTLTGGRSSDSATVKVTNAAPAIGSASGPKSPVSVGRTATVTATFSDAGTGDTHTCEVDWKDGTQPTAGKITATGCQAQHTYTKAGIHRPVVTVTDDDGAADGTTLAELIVYDRAAGPAIGNGGFTTPTGKAAFSFNARYNWAGTVPSGKAAFDFDRGKLKLRSTGSDWLVVTGSKAVYQGSGTVNGKSGYAFRITATDGPDTFQIKIWKLAGGEVVYENMAAKTTGIMVGNLS; translated from the coding sequence ATGACGTACATCGCAGGTCTGCGCGGCCGCGCGAGACGCTGGGCGGGTCCGCTCGCCGGGCTGACCGCCGCGTCGCTGCTCCTGGGCCTCGCCGGACCGACCGCGCCCGGCTTCGCGGCGGACAGCGCGACCAGCGCGGACAGCGCCGAGATCACCGACGGTCTGGCCCTCTGGTACAAGCTCGACGCCACGTCCGGCACCACCGTCACCGACGCCTCCGGCAACGGCCGCGACGGCACGGTGAACGGCACCGCCGGCTGGACGGGCACCGGCCAGGGGCTCGCCTTCAACGGCTCCGACACCTACGTCAAGGTGCCCAACGACGTCATGAAGGGCATGAACTCGATCAGCGTCTCCCTGGACGTGCTGATCGACGAGTCGCAGACGACTCCGTACTTCATCTACGGCTTCGGCAACACCAGCGGCGGCAACGGCAACGGCTATCTCTTCGCCACCGGCAACTCGCTGCGCACCTCCATCGCGACGGGCAACTGGTCGACCGAGCAGAACACCAGGCCCTCCGACTCTCACAACCTGACCCGTGCGGTCTGGAAGCAGCTCACCTACACGCAGACCGGCAACACGGGCGTGCTGTACGAGGACGGCGTGGAGGTCGGCCGCAACACCTCGGTCACCATCACTCCGGGCGCCATCGGGTCCGGCACCACCACCGCCAACCACATAGGCAAGTCGGTCTACTCCGGCGACAAGCTCTTCAAGGGCAAGATCCGCGACTTCCGGGTGTACGACCGTGCCCTCGCCGCCACCGAGGTCGAGCAGCTCTCGCTGCCCGTGGCCACCCAGGGCGTCGCCGACGACAAGGCCGCCCTCAGCCTGGGCGACACCAGCGCGGTGACCGCCGACCTGAACCTGCCGAAGACCGGCACGGCCGGCGGCTCGTCCATCAGCTGGAAGAGCGACAACACCGGCGTCGTCTCGGACTCCGGCGCGGTGACCCGGCCCGCCGCCGGTGAGCCGAACGGCCACGCCACGCTCACGGCGACCCTGAAGAAGGGCACCGTCACCGACACCAAGACCTTCGAGGTCACGGTCCTGCCCGCCTTCGACGACAAGACGGCCACCGAGCAGGCCGCCGAGGCACTGACCGTCCACAACCTCGACGACGTACGCGGCAACCTCACCCTCCCCACGGACGGCACCCTCGGCACGAAGGTCGCCTGGTCCTCCGCGAAGCCGGACGTGATCGCCGCCGACGGTGTGGTCCACCGTCCCGCGCACGGCGACGGCGCCACCATGGTCGAGCTGACCGCCACGGTCACCAAGGGCGACGCCACGACGACCCGCGCCTTCACCGCGAAGGTGCCGGAACTGCCGAAGAAGGAAGCCCTCAAGGGCTACATGTTCAGCTACTTCACCGGCGAGGGCACCTCGGACGGCGAGCAGCTCTACTTCGCGCTCAGCAAGGGCAACGACCCGCTGAAGTGGCGGGAGTTGAACGACGGCAAGCCCGTCCTGACCTCCACCCTCGGCGAGAAGGGCCTGCGCGACCCGTTCATCATCCGCTCCCCGGAGGGCGACAAGTTCTACCAGATCGCCACCGACCTCAGGATCTACGGCAACGGCGACTGGGACCGCTCGCAGCGCACCGGCAGCAAGTCCATCATGGTCTGGGAGTCCACCGACCTGGTGAACTGGACCGACCAGCGCCTGGTCAAGGTCTCCCCCGACGCGGCCGGCAACACCTGGGCCCCCGAGGCGTACTACGACGAGAAGCTCGGCGAGTACGTGGTCTTCTGGGCGTCGAAGCTGTACGACAACGAGGCGCACTCCGGCGACACGTACAACCGCATGATGTACGCGACGACCCGCGACTTCCACACCTTCAGCGAGCCCAAGATCTGGATCGACCGCGGCTACTCCGTCATCGACTCCACGGTCATCCAGCACGACGGCACGTACTTCCGCCTCTCCAAGGACGAGCGGAACAACACCTCCTCCACCCCCAACAGCAAGTTCGTCTTCGAGGAGAAGAGCAGCTCGCTGCTGAACCTGTCGTGGGACGCGGTCGCCGAGGGCATCGGCAAGGGCGCGATGAACGCCGCCGAGGGCCCGCTGGTGTTCAAGTCCAACACCGAGGAGAAGTGGTACGCGTTCCTGGACGAGTTCGGCGGACGCGGCTACATCCCCTTCGAGACGACCGACCTCGCCTCCGGCGTGTGGACGCCGTCCTCGTCGTACGACCTGCCGTCCAAGCCGCGCCACGGCACGGTGCTGCCGGTGACGCAGGCCGAGTACGACCGGCTGCTGACCACCTACCAGCCCGACCAGATCATCAGGAGCGTCGAGGACATCAAGGTCGAGACGCGCGTCGGTCAGGCCCCGGTGCTGCCGGCCACCGTCATCGCCGAGTCCGCGGACGGGGTCAAGCGGCCCGTCGCCGTCACCTGGGCGGACGTCCCGGCATCGCAGTACGCGCAGGTCGGCACCTTCACGGTCGAAGGCACCCTGCCGGGCGACGCCACGATCGACGTACGCGCCGAGGTGACGGTCTCCGAGGAGGGCCCCGACGTTCCGGCGGACCTGGTCCTGCACTACGGCTTCGACGAGACCGGCGGCAACATCGCCCGTGACTCCAGCGGCCACGGCTACCACGGCACCTACGTCCGTACGCCCGGCTTCGGCACCGGCGTGGACGGCGGCTCGTTCAAGATGTCCGGCGGCAACAGCAGCTCCAGCTCGCCGTACGTCAAGATCCCGAACGGCGTGCTGAAGGACGCCGGCAGCGTCACCGTCTCCACGTACGTCAAGTGGAAGGGCGGCGACAACTTCCAGTGGCTGTTCGGGCTCGGCCCCGACAGCAACAAGTACCTGTTCGCCACCCCCTCCAACGGCGGCGGCAAGCTGTTCTCCGCGATCACCAAGGCCACCTGGTCCGGTGAGAAGCAGATGATCGGCGGCTCCCAGCTCACCCAGAACGAGTGGAAGCACCTCACCGTCACGCTGAACGGCTCGACCGAGACGGCGATCCTCTACGTGGACGGCGCCGAGGCGGCCCGCGTGAACGGTGTCACCATCAAGCCGTCCGAGCTGTACGACTCGGCCAAGGACTACTCCGGCTACATCGGCAAGTCCATGTACTCCCCTGACCCGTACTTCGGCGGCGAGGTCGACGACTTCCGGATCTACAACCGGGCCCTCACGCCCGCCGAGATCCTGGAGCTCGCCGGCAACACCACCGGCATCGCCGTGGCGACCCACCCGGCGCTCAAGGTGGACGCGATCGTCAACGACAAGGACAGCACGATCGTCCTGCCGCTGACCGAGGGCAGTGATGTCACCGCCCTTGCCCCGGAGTTCACCCTCGCCCACGGCGCGGCCATCAGCCCCGCCTCCGGCACCCTGCACGACTTCACCGAGCCGGTGACGTACGAGGTGACCGGCTCGGACGGGAAGAAGCGCACCTGGACGGTCTCGGCACTGATCATGAAGAGCCCGGTCCTGCCGGGCCTCAACGCCGACCCGAACATCACCCGCTTCGGCGACACCTTCTACATGTACCCGACCACCGACGGCTTCCCGGGCTGGAGCGGTACGCAGTTCAAGGCGTACTCCTCCAAGGACCTGGTCCACTGGGAGGACCACGGCGTCATCCTGGACCTCGGCCCGGACGTCTCCTGGGCGGACAGCAGGGCCTGGGCGCCGGCCATCGAGGAGAAGAACGGCAAGTACTACTTCTACTTCTGCGCCGACGCCAACATCGGAGTCGCGGTCTCGGACTCGCCGACCGGCCCGTTCAAGGACGTCCTCGGCAAGCCGCTGCTGAAGGCCGGTGACCACACCGGCCAGATGATCGACCCGGCGGTCTTCACGGACGACGACGGCCAGTCGTATCTGTACTGGGGCAACGGCAGGGCGTACGTCGTGCCGCTGAACGACGACATGGTGTCGTTCGACGCCTCGAAGGTCACCGACATCACCCCGAGCGGCTACAACGAGGGCACCTTCGTCATCAAGCGCAAGGGCACCTACTACTTCATGTGGTCGGAGAACGACACACGTGACGAGAACTACCGGGTCGCCTACGCCACCGGTCCCTCCCCCACCGGCCCGTGGACCAAGCAGGGCGTGATCCTGGAGAAGGACCTCTCGCTCGGCATCAAGGGCCCCGGCCACCACTCCGTGGTCCACGTCCCGAACACCGACGACTGGTACATCGCCTACCACCGCTTCGCCATCCCCGGCGGCGACGGCACCCACCGCGAAACCACCATCGACAAGCTGGAGTTCGACGCCGACGGTCTGCTCAAGAAGGTCGTCCCGACGCTGGAGAGCATCGCCCCGGTCACCATCGCCCGCGCCGGGCAGGACGCCGAGGGCACGGAGGGCGACCGCATCGAGCTGGGCGGCACCGTCTCCGGGGCGGGCAGCCCCAAGTGGACGGTCGAGGAAGGGGCGCCCTGCACCTTCACCGACACCACGTCCGCGAAGACGACGGTCACCTGCACGGACAACGGCACGTACACGGTGACCCTGACCGGCGGCCGCAGCAGCGACTCGGCGACCGTGAAGGTCACCAACGCGGCGCCCGCCATTGGCTCCGCCAGTGGTCCGAAGTCCCCGGTGTCGGTCGGCAGGACGGCCACGGTCACCGCCACCTTCTCGGACGCGGGCACCGGCGACACCCACACCTGCGAGGTCGACTGGAAGGACGGCACCCAGCCGACAGCCGGAAAGATCACCGCCACCGGCTGCCAGGCCCAGCACACCTACACCAAGGCCGGCATCCACCGCCCGGTCGTCACGGTCACCGACGACGACGGTGCGGCCGACGGCACCACGCTTGCCGAACTGATCGTCTACGACCGGGCGGCCGGCCCCGCGATCGGCAACGGCGGCTTCACCACGCCGACCGGCAAGGCGGCCTTCTCCTTCAACGCCAGGTACAACTGGGCCGGCACGGTGCCTTCCGGGAAGGCCGCGTTCGACTTCGACCGGGGCAAGCTGAAGCTCCGCTCCACCGGGTCCGACTGGCTGGTCGTCACCGGGTCCAAGGCCGTCTATCAGGGCAGCGGGACGGTCAACGGCAAGAGCGGGTACGCGTTCCGTATCACGGCCACCGATGGGCCGGACACCTTCCAGATCAAGATCTGGAAGCTGGCTGGAGGTGAGGTGGTGTACGAGAACATGGCCGCGAAGACCACCGGCATCATGGTGGGCAACCTCAGTTAG
- a CDS encoding SulP family inorganic anion transporter, whose protein sequence is MARGSGESTPVWRRLTPGLAMLLGYRRSWLRGDLIAGATVAAYLVPQVMAYAVVAGLPPVVGLWAMLPALALYPLLGSSRLLSVGPESTAALMTAAVIGPLAKGDAQRYATLAAVLAIAVALLCLLAWAVRLGFVADLLSRPVLIGYLAGLALIMIMDQLPKLAGVETSGEDFFPKLWSFVRHLGDAHWPTVVLSVIAIAFVFAVPRLSRMLPGPLLAVVLGTVAVVTLDLDDRHGIDVIGEIPSGLPGLTVPDLSELPSLLLPALGVLLVSYTDVVLTARAFTVHEDKGPRLDPNQEFLALGAANLGAGVLHGMPVSSSASRTALASTAGARSQAYTLVSGVAVLAVLLFLGSLLTRTPSAVLGAIVVYAAVHMVDLAGFRRLASFRRREALLAVGCLAGVLAWGILYGVLVAVGLSVAELLTRVARPHDAVEGLVPGVAGMHDVDDYAEARTIPGLLVYRYDSPLFFANAEDFRRRSLASVDEQEEHGETVRWFLLNTEANVEVDITALDALDELRRELNRRGIVFALARVKQDLWDELRAYGLAESVGSDRIFPTLPTAVAGYQQWCREH, encoded by the coding sequence ATGGCCCGCGGCTCGGGCGAAAGCACACCGGTGTGGCGCCGCCTGACGCCCGGCCTCGCCATGCTCCTCGGCTACCGGCGCTCGTGGCTGCGGGGCGACCTGATCGCCGGCGCGACCGTGGCCGCGTACCTCGTCCCCCAGGTCATGGCGTACGCGGTCGTGGCCGGACTGCCCCCCGTGGTCGGCCTGTGGGCCATGCTGCCCGCCCTCGCCCTGTACCCCCTCCTCGGTTCCTCCCGCCTCCTGTCGGTCGGCCCGGAGTCGACGGCCGCCCTGATGACGGCGGCGGTGATCGGCCCTCTCGCGAAGGGCGACGCCCAGCGGTACGCCACGCTCGCGGCGGTCCTGGCGATCGCGGTCGCCCTGCTCTGTCTGCTGGCCTGGGCCGTACGCCTCGGCTTCGTCGCGGACCTGCTCTCCCGTCCGGTCCTGATCGGCTACCTCGCGGGCCTGGCGCTGATCATGATCATGGACCAGCTACCCAAGCTCGCCGGGGTGGAGACGAGCGGCGAGGACTTCTTCCCCAAGCTGTGGTCCTTCGTCCGGCACCTGGGGGACGCCCACTGGCCCACCGTCGTGCTCTCCGTGATCGCCATCGCCTTCGTCTTCGCGGTGCCCCGCCTCTCCCGTATGCTCCCGGGCCCCCTGCTGGCCGTCGTCCTCGGTACGGTCGCCGTGGTCACCCTCGACCTCGACGACCGCCACGGCATCGACGTGATCGGCGAGATCCCGTCCGGCCTGCCGGGACTCACCGTGCCGGACCTGTCCGAGCTGCCCTCCCTGTTGCTGCCCGCCCTGGGCGTCCTCCTCGTCAGCTACACGGACGTCGTCCTCACCGCACGCGCCTTCACCGTCCATGAGGACAAGGGCCCGAGGCTCGACCCGAACCAGGAGTTCCTGGCCCTGGGCGCCGCCAACCTGGGCGCGGGGGTGCTGCACGGCATGCCGGTCAGCAGCAGCGCCAGCCGTACCGCGCTCGCCTCCACGGCGGGCGCCCGCAGCCAGGCGTACACGCTGGTCTCAGGGGTGGCGGTGCTCGCCGTCCTGCTCTTCCTCGGCTCGCTGCTGACCCGGACCCCCTCGGCCGTGCTGGGCGCGATCGTGGTCTACGCCGCCGTCCACATGGTCGATCTGGCCGGCTTCCGCCGCCTGGCCTCCTTCCGGCGCCGGGAGGCACTCCTCGCGGTCGGCTGTCTGGCCGGGGTGCTCGCCTGGGGCATCCTGTACGGCGTCCTGGTGGCCGTCGGCCTGTCCGTGGCCGAGCTGCTGACGCGCGTGGCCCGGCCGCACGACGCCGTGGAGGGACTCGTCCCGGGGGTGGCCGGAATGCACGACGTCGACGACTACGCCGAGGCCAGGACGATCCCCGGCCTCCTCGTCTACCGCTACGACTCCCCGCTGTTCTTCGCCAACGCCGAGGACTTCCGCCGCCGCTCCCTGGCCTCCGTGGACGAACAGGAGGAGCACGGGGAGACCGTCCGCTGGTTCCTCCTCAACACCGAGGCGAACGTCGAGGTCGACATCACCGCCCTCGACGCCCTCGACGAACTCCGCCGCGAACTGAACCGCCGGGGCATCGTCTTCGCCCTCGCCCGCGTCAAGCAGGACCTGTGGGACGAGTTGCGGGCGTACGGGCTCGCGGAGTCGGTCGGCAGCGACCGGATCTTCCCGACCCTGCCGACGGCCGTGGCGGGGTACCAGCAGTGGTGCCGCGAGCACTGA
- the rox gene encoding rifampin monooxygenase: MDSSQFTAEPSSNGFDVIIAGCGPTGAMLAAELRLHDVRVLVLQKETEPVSFVRIVGLHMRSLELMAMRGLLERMREHGRQRPVGGFFAAIPKPVPKGLDSAYAYLLGIPQPVIVHLLEEHAIQLGAQVRRGCAVAGFEQDDEGVTVELTDGEQLRSSYLVGCDGGRSTVRKLLGVGFPGEPSRTETLMGEMEVGVPQEEIAAKVTEIGETDKRFWLRPFGQGAYSVVVPAAGVGDRAEPPPLEDFKQQLRSVAGTDFGVHSPRWLSRFGDATRLAERYRVGRVLLAGDAAHIHPPTGGQGLNLGVQDAFNLGWKLAAQIRGWAPKTLLDTYQAERHPVAEDVLDNTRAQMELHSTEPGPQAVRRLLTELMDFDEVNRCLIEKITAIGIRYDFGEGLDLLGRRLPDIDVKHGHLYGLLHRGCGLLLDRTERLTVGGWSDRVDCLADPTAALDVPCVLLRPDGHVAWIGDDQQDLDDHLSRWFGEPAN, encoded by the coding sequence ATGGACTCTTCGCAGTTCACCGCCGAGCCGTCGTCGAACGGGTTCGACGTGATCATCGCCGGGTGCGGGCCGACCGGCGCGATGCTGGCCGCCGAACTGCGGCTGCACGATGTGCGGGTACTCGTTCTGCAGAAGGAAACCGAGCCCGTGTCGTTCGTCCGCATCGTCGGTCTCCACATGCGCAGTCTCGAGCTGATGGCAATGCGCGGACTGCTGGAGCGCATGCGCGAACACGGAAGACAGCGTCCGGTCGGCGGATTCTTCGCCGCCATCCCCAAACCCGTGCCCAAGGGCCTGGATTCCGCGTACGCCTATCTGCTGGGCATCCCGCAGCCGGTCATCGTTCACCTGCTCGAAGAGCATGCGATCCAACTGGGTGCGCAGGTCCGGCGGGGTTGCGCGGTGGCCGGTTTCGAGCAGGACGACGAGGGTGTGACCGTCGAGCTGACTGACGGCGAACAGCTGCGTTCGAGCTATCTCGTCGGCTGTGACGGCGGGCGCAGTACGGTGCGCAAACTGCTCGGCGTCGGCTTCCCCGGTGAGCCCTCGCGGACCGAGACGCTGATGGGCGAGATGGAAGTGGGTGTGCCGCAGGAGGAGATCGCCGCCAAGGTGACCGAAATCGGCGAGACCGACAAGCGATTCTGGCTCAGGCCCTTCGGCCAAGGGGCATACAGCGTCGTAGTCCCCGCCGCGGGAGTCGGCGATCGCGCGGAACCACCCCCGCTCGAGGATTTCAAACAACAGCTGCGCAGCGTCGCCGGAACGGATTTCGGCGTGCACTCCCCGCGCTGGTTGTCCCGCTTCGGGGATGCCACCCGGCTGGCCGAACGCTATCGGGTCGGGCGGGTGCTGCTGGCCGGCGATGCGGCACACATCCACCCACCCACCGGCGGACAGGGCCTCAACCTGGGCGTCCAGGACGCATTCAACCTCGGCTGGAAACTGGCCGCGCAGATCCGCGGCTGGGCGCCGAAAACTCTGCTGGACACCTACCAGGCCGAACGCCACCCGGTCGCCGAGGACGTGCTGGACAACACCCGCGCCCAGATGGAACTGCACTCCACCGAACCGGGCCCGCAGGCCGTGCGCAGGCTGCTCACCGAACTGATGGACTTCGACGAGGTGAACCGCTGTCTCATCGAGAAGATCACCGCGATCGGCATCCGCTACGACTTCGGTGAAGGCCTCGACCTGCTCGGCCGCCGCCTGCCCGACATCGACGTGAAACACGGCCACCTCTACGGTCTGCTGCATCGAGGCTGCGGCCTGCTGCTGGACCGCACCGAACGCCTGACCGTCGGCGGCTGGTCAGACCGGGTCGATTGCCTCGCGGACCCCACTGCGGCACTGGATGTTCCGTGCGTCCTGCTACGCCCCGACGGCCATGTCGCCTGGATCGGCGACGACCAGCAGGACCTGGACGACCACCTCTCCCGCTGGTTCGGCGAGCCCGCCAACTGA
- a CDS encoding FAD:protein FMN transferase, with the protein MRRVEHIMGFPISLIIEDMEGTENGAAGAEAAEPAFDWLREVDARFSPFRADSEVSRLDRGELAPHELSPDLVEVLDLCEEYRVATGGAFDVRLPGRGLDPCAMVKGWAVQRAAELLTARGAKRLCLNAGGDVAATGGPWRVGVRHPERADRLCTVLSITEGAVATSARYERGDHILDGRTGRPATGLLSLTVVAPTLTEADATATAAFAMGAEGIEWAAAREGCEVFAVDADQRVFRTPGLPVAA; encoded by the coding sequence GTGCGCCGCGTCGAACACATCATGGGTTTCCCGATCTCGCTGATCATCGAGGACATGGAAGGCACCGAGAACGGGGCCGCCGGCGCCGAGGCCGCGGAACCGGCTTTCGACTGGCTGCGCGAGGTCGACGCGCGGTTCAGTCCGTTCCGTGCCGACAGCGAGGTGTCCCGGCTGGACCGGGGTGAGCTCGCCCCACACGAGCTCAGCCCGGATCTGGTCGAGGTCCTCGATCTGTGCGAGGAGTACCGGGTGGCGACCGGTGGTGCGTTCGACGTACGGCTGCCGGGGCGCGGGCTCGACCCCTGCGCCATGGTGAAGGGGTGGGCCGTGCAGCGGGCCGCGGAGCTGCTCACGGCCCGGGGTGCGAAGCGGCTGTGCCTCAACGCCGGTGGTGACGTGGCCGCGACCGGGGGCCCGTGGCGGGTGGGTGTACGCCACCCCGAGCGGGCCGACCGGCTCTGCACGGTCCTGTCGATCACCGAGGGCGCGGTCGCGACGTCCGCCCGTTACGAACGCGGCGACCACATTCTCGACGGCCGCACCGGCCGCCCGGCGACGGGCCTGCTGAGCCTGACGGTCGTGGCGCCGACCCTCACGGAGGCCGACGCCACGGCGACGGCCGCGTTCGCGATGGGGGCCGAGGGTATCGAGTGGGCCGCCGCGAGGGAGGGCTGCGAGGTGTTCGCGGTCGACGCCGACCAGCGCGTCTTCCGCACACCGGGGCTGCCGGTGGCGGCCTGA
- a CDS encoding FMN-binding protein: MKRAIPALVLSAAALVPVWRYAPSAGATTTTQSAAPNPSASASAAAGSNVVAGTTVATEKGPVQVQATFQGEKITAVAMLQQPNHPQTEAAVPVLIEETLQAQSADIDTVSGATITSGGYKESLQAAIDENAKSASSSSGSSSGSASEESAQSASQTVADSAVGTSKGDVQGQVTFEGDKITAVEMLKQPNHPQAEAAIDAKG; this comes from the coding sequence GTGAAACGAGCGATACCTGCCCTTGTCCTGAGCGCCGCGGCTCTCGTTCCCGTCTGGCGTTACGCCCCCTCGGCCGGCGCCACGACCACCACGCAGTCCGCCGCGCCGAACCCCTCGGCCTCCGCGTCGGCCGCGGCGGGCTCCAACGTGGTCGCGGGCACGACCGTCGCCACCGAAAAGGGTCCCGTCCAGGTCCAGGCGACCTTCCAGGGCGAGAAGATCACCGCTGTCGCGATGCTCCAGCAGCCGAACCATCCGCAGACCGAGGCGGCGGTGCCGGTCCTGATCGAGGAGACGCTGCAAGCGCAGAGCGCCGACATCGACACCGTCTCCGGTGCCACCATCACCAGTGGGGGCTACAAGGAGTCCCTCCAGGCGGCGATCGACGAGAACGCGAAGTCGGCTTCCTCGTCGTCCGGTTCCTCGTCGGGCTCCGCTTCCGAGGAGTCGGCTCAGAGCGCGAGCCAGACCGTCGCGGATTCGGCCGTCGGCACCTCCAAGGGTGACGTCCAGGGCCAGGTGACCTTCGAGGGCGACAAGATCACCGCGGTGGAGATGCTGAAGCAGCCGAACCACCCGCAGGCCGAGGCCGCCATCGACGCGAAGGGCTGA